A genomic segment from Phragmites australis chromosome 6, lpPhrAust1.1, whole genome shotgun sequence encodes:
- the LOC133921542 gene encoding bifunctional dTDP-4-dehydrorhamnose 3,5-epimerase/dTDP-4-dehydrorhamnose reductase-like, giving the protein MGVATNGSVAPAAQALKFLIYGRTGWIGGLLGQLCAARGIPFAYGAGRLENRAQLEADIDAAEPTHVFNAAGVTGRPNVDWCETHRAETVRANVAGTLTLADVCRGRGLVLINYATGCIFEYDEGHPLGSGVGFKEEDTPNFFGSFYSKTKAMVEELLKNYENVCTLRVRMPISSDLSNPRNFITKITRYDKVVNIPNSMTILDELLPISIEMAKRNLTGIWNFTNPGVVSHNEILEMYRDYIDPTFSWKNFNLEEQAKVIVAPRSNNELDCTKLKSEFPELLSIKESLIKYVFEPNQKTAKA; this is encoded by the exons ATGGGCGTCGCCACCAACGGCTCGGTCGCCCCGGCGGCGCAGGCGCTCAAGTTCCTCATCTACGGCCGCACGGGCTGGATCGGGGGCCTGCTGGGCCAGCTCTGCGCCGCGCGCGGGATCCCCTTCGCCTACGGCGCCGGCCGGCTCGAGAACCGCGCCCAGCTCGAGGCCGACATCGACGCCGCCGAGCCCACGCACGTGTTCAACGCCGCGGGCGTCACGGGCCGCCCCAACGTCGACTGGTGCGAGACGCACCGCGCCGAGACCGTCCGCGCCAACGTCGCCGGCACGCTCACGCTCGCCGACGTCTGCCGCGGACGCGGACTCGTGCTAATCAACTACGCCACCGGGTGCATCTTCGAGTACGACGAGGGCCACCCGCTCGGCTCCGGGGTCGGGTTCAAGGAGGAGGACACGCCCAACTTCTTCGGATCGTTCTACTCCAAAACCAAGGCCATG GTTGAGGAACTGCTCAAGAACTACGAGAATGTGTGCACCCTTCGTGTAAGGATGCCTATTTCATCTGATCTGTCCAATCCTCGCAATTTCATCACCAAAATCACTCGGTATGATAAGGTTGTCAATATCCCGAATTCAATGACAATACTGGATGAACTTTTACCCATCTCTATCGAGATGGCAAAGAGAAACCTCACTGGAATCTGGAATTTTACTAATCCTGGTGTGGTGAGCCACAATGAGATACTAGAGATGTACAGAGATTACATCGATCCAACCTTCTCCTGGAAAAACTTCAACTTGGAGGAGCAAGCCAAGGTCATTGTTGCACCGAGGAGCAACAATGAGCTTGATTGTACTAAATTGAAGAGTGAGTTCCCGGAGCTTTTGTCAATCAAGGAGTCGCTGATAAAATATGTTTTCGAACCAAACCAGAAGACAGCCAAGGCTTGA
- the LOC133921544 gene encoding protein HOTHEAD-like: protein MCVPARAVNYTFMREAVHAPPVAFYDYIIIGGGTAGCPLAATLSERSRVLLLERGDSPYVDGRVLNMAHFSDVLADTSAASPSQRFVSEDGVINSRPRVLGGGSCINAGFFTRAGAGYVRAVGWDAREVVQAYRWVEDVVAFQPALGPWQAAVRRGLLETGVVPDNGFTYDHIQGTKVGGSIFDTDGRRHTAADLLRYARPEGIDLFLRARVARILFGYKGERTKPVARGVVYRDSQDNTRVAYLNHGAANEVILSAGALGSPQQLMLSGIGPADHLRSLGIDVILDLPGVGQGMSDNPMNAIYVPSPSPVEVSLIQVVGITRFGSYIEGASGANWNSHPSGTQPRNFGMFSPQTGQLATVPPKQRTPEAIARAVEAMSQVPDAALRGGFILEKVMGPQSTGHLVLRNLDPDDNPSVRFNYFAHPEDLRRCVAGISAIERIIRSRAFSRFTYPNFAFPAMLNVTADFPVNTLYRRGGDPRALEQFCRDTVMTIWHYHGGCQVGRVVDRDYKVLGVDALRVIDGSTFNASPGTNPQATVMMLGRYMGVKLLKERMIIEGPGRRNP from the exons ATGTGTGTGCCAGCACGAGCGGTGAACTACACGTTCATGAGGGAGGCGGTGCACGCGCCGCCGGTGGCGTTCTACGACTACATCATCATCGGAGGCGGCACGGCGGGCTGCCCGCTGGCCGCGACGCTGTCGGAGCGCTCGCGCGTGCTCCTGCTGGAGCGAGGCGACTCGCCGTACGTTGACGGGCGCGTCCTGAACATGGCCCACTTCTCGGACGTGCTCGCGGACACGTCCGCAGCGTCCCCGTCGCAGCGGTTCGTGTCGGAGGATGGCGTGATCAACTCGCGACCCCGGGTGCTGGGCGGCGGAAGCTGCATCAACGCCGGTTTCTTCACGCGCGCGGGCGCTGGGTACGTGAGGGCCGTCGGGTGGGACGCCAGGGAGGTGGTGCAGGCGTACCGGTGGGTGGAGGACGTGGTGGCGTTCCAGCCGGCGCTGGGGCCGTGGCAGGCGGCGGTGAGGAGGGGGCTGCTGGAGACGGGCGTGGTGCCGGACAATGGCTTCACGTACGACCACATCCAGGGGACGAAGGTCGGCGGGTCCATCTTTGACACGGACGGCCGTCGGCACACGGCGGCAGACTTGCTGCGGTACGCGCGCCCCGAGGGGATCGACCTGTTCCTCCGGGCAAGAGTGGCCAGGATCTTGTTCGGTTACAAAGGTGAGA GAACCAAGCCCGTGGCGCGTGGCGTGGTGTACCGCGACTCGCAGGACAACACTCGCGTGGCGTACCTCAACCACGGCGCAGCCAACGAGGTCATCCTCTCGGCCGGGGCGCTGGGCAGCCCGCAGCAGCTGATGCTCAGCGGCATCGGCCCGGCCGACCACCTCCGGTCGCTGGGCATCGACGTCATCCTCGACCTGCCGGGCGTGGGGCAGGGCATGTCCGACAACCCCATGAACGCCATCTACGTGCCGTCCCCGTCGCCGGTGGAGGTGTCTCTCATCCAGGTCGTCGGCATCACCAGGTTCGGCAGCTACATCGAGGGCGCCAGCGGGGCCAACTGGAACAGCCACCCCTCGGGCACGCAGCCCCGGAACTTCGGCATGTTCTCTCCGCAG ACGGGGCAGCTCGCCACGGTGCCACCGAAGCAGCGGACGCCGGAGGCCATCGCGCGCGCCGTGGAGGCGATGAGCCAGGTCCCCGACGCGGCGCTCCGCGGCGGGTTCATCCTGGAGAAGGTCATGGGCCCGCAATCCACTGGCCACCTCGTGCTCCGCAACCTGGACCCCGACGACAACCCCTCGGTCCGGTTCAACTACTTTGCTCACCCCGAAGACCTCCGGCGCTGCGTGGCGGGCATCTCGGCCATCGAGCGGATCATCCGGTCCAGGGCCTTCTCGCGGTTCACGTACCCCAacttcgccttcccggcgatGCTCAACGTCACGGCCGACTTCCCGGTGAACACATTGTACCGGCGCGGCGGCGACCCCAGGGCGCTGGAGCAGTTCTGCAGGGACACCGTCATGACCATCTGGCACTACCACGGCGGCTGCCAGGTCGGCAGGGTCGTTGACCGCGACTACAAGGTCCTAGGCGTCGACGCGCTGCGCGTCATCGACGGCTCCACGTTCAACGCCTCGCCGGGCACCAACCCGCAGGCCACCGTCATGATGCTCGGCAG GTACATGGGGGTGAAGCTCCTGAAAGAGAGGATGATAATTGAAGGACCAGGGAGGAGAAATCCGTAA